A single window of Pontibacillus chungwhensis DNA harbors:
- a CDS encoding catalase, which translates to MTNKNHENEKNEQLEQHKVDDHGKDMTTNQGTKVSEDEFSLKAGARGPTLMEDFHFREKMTHFDHERIPERAVHARGYAAHGEFEVYESMKELTSAHFLQDPSVKTPVFVRFSTVAGSKGSSETVRDVRGFSTKFYTQEGNFDLVGNNIPVFFIQDAIKFPDLVHALKPEPHNGMPQAASAHDTFWDFIANNQESAHMAMWAMSDRSIPRSFRMMEGFGVHTFRFVNEEGKARFIKFHWKPKLGVHSLVWDEAQKISGKDADFHRGDLYMAIENGDYPEWELGVQVIEEEDEFKFDFDVLDPTKVWPEEEVPVKIIGKMTLNRNVDNVFAETEQVAFHPGHVVPGIDFSNDPLLQGRLFSYTDTQLTRLGGPNFHELPINKPVCPFHNNQRDGMHRQTINRGQVAYHKNSLAQNTPTPAAPEAGGYKHYEEKVEGRKVRSRSESFKDHFSQATMFWNSMSEPEKGHITQAFSFELGKVGDESVRQQVVDMLANINLSLAQEVANNIGVKSPEEGGSNVTKSSPALSQMQSNYKPDTRKIAVLVGEDFDGGELEQILESLKSDGIQSAIIGETFGEQKGKDGKSFEVQHTFLTADSVLFDGIFVVGGESVSKKFRSDANAFMHEAFSHFKPIGASQKGTEWLKEEGLAGHAGVITGEDSTQFAKEFSKAIAAHRHWDRQIL; encoded by the coding sequence ATGACAAACAAGAATCATGAGAATGAGAAGAATGAACAGTTAGAGCAGCATAAGGTGGATGATCATGGAAAGGATATGACAACGAACCAGGGGACAAAGGTTTCTGAAGATGAATTTTCTTTAAAAGCGGGAGCACGTGGTCCGACATTAATGGAAGACTTTCATTTTAGAGAGAAAATGACTCACTTTGATCATGAGCGTATTCCTGAGCGAGCTGTACACGCACGAGGATATGCTGCACACGGAGAATTTGAAGTATACGAATCGATGAAAGAACTCACAAGTGCTCACTTCCTGCAAGATCCTTCTGTGAAAACTCCAGTCTTTGTACGCTTCTCGACAGTTGCAGGTTCCAAAGGGTCATCTGAAACGGTTCGAGACGTAAGAGGCTTTTCGACAAAGTTTTATACCCAGGAAGGGAACTTTGATCTGGTTGGTAACAATATTCCTGTCTTCTTTATTCAGGACGCCATTAAATTTCCTGATTTAGTTCATGCTCTTAAGCCTGAACCCCATAATGGGATGCCACAAGCTGCTTCTGCCCATGATACGTTCTGGGATTTTATTGCGAACAATCAAGAATCGGCTCATATGGCTATGTGGGCGATGTCTGATCGTTCGATTCCTCGTAGTTTTCGCATGATGGAAGGGTTCGGAGTTCACACGTTCCGGTTTGTGAACGAGGAAGGAAAAGCCCGTTTCATTAAGTTCCATTGGAAGCCAAAGCTTGGTGTGCACTCATTAGTATGGGACGAAGCCCAGAAGATTTCTGGTAAGGATGCAGACTTTCATCGTGGTGATTTATACATGGCGATCGAAAACGGTGATTATCCTGAGTGGGAATTAGGTGTTCAGGTCATCGAGGAAGAAGATGAATTTAAGTTTGATTTTGATGTACTCGATCCTACAAAAGTGTGGCCTGAGGAAGAAGTTCCTGTAAAGATTATTGGGAAGATGACGTTAAATCGTAACGTTGATAATGTTTTTGCGGAGACCGAACAAGTCGCGTTTCATCCTGGGCATGTAGTGCCTGGCATTGATTTCTCTAACGATCCATTGCTTCAAGGGCGACTATTCTCTTACACGGATACTCAGTTAACTCGTTTAGGTGGGCCGAACTTCCACGAGTTACCGATCAACAAGCCGGTTTGTCCATTTCATAACAATCAGCGAGACGGGATGCACCGTCAAACGATTAACCGGGGCCAAGTAGCCTATCACAAGAATTCACTTGCTCAAAATACTCCGACTCCTGCAGCGCCAGAAGCTGGGGGGTACAAGCATTATGAAGAAAAAGTAGAAGGTCGTAAAGTTCGTTCAAGAAGTGAAAGTTTTAAAGACCACTTCTCCCAAGCCACAATGTTTTGGAATAGTATGAGTGAGCCTGAAAAAGGTCATATCACACAAGCCTTTAGCTTTGAGCTGGGTAAAGTGGGAGATGAATCTGTTAGGCAGCAAGTTGTTGATATGTTAGCCAATATAAATCTGTCTTTAGCACAAGAGGTAGCTAATAATATTGGGGTGAAATCACCTGAAGAAGGTGGTTCAAATGTTACGAAATCTTCGCCGGCATTAAGTCAAATGCAAAGTAATTATAAACCTGATACGCGCAAAATTGCTGTCTTAGTAGGGGAAGATTTTGATGGGGGAGAACTTGAACAAATTCTTGAAAGTCTTAAATCTGATGGCATTCAATCTGCGATCATCGGGGAAACGTTTGGAGAGCAGAAAGGGAAAGATGGTAAATCGTTTGAAGTACAGCATACCTTCTTAACCGCTGACTCTGTATTATTTGATGGCATCTTCGTTGTAGGTGGCGAAAGCGTAAGCAAAAAGTTCCGTAGCGATGCTAATGCGTTTATGCATGAGGCCTTCTCTCATTTTAAACCAATTGGAGCTAGTCAGAAAGGAACTGAATGGTTGAAAGAAGAAGGGTTAGCAGGGCATGCCGGTGTCATTACAGGGGAAGACTCAACCCAGTTTGCGAAAGAGTTCAGCAAGGCTATTGCTGCTCACCGCCATTGGGATCGACAAATCCTATAA
- a CDS encoding PadR family transcriptional regulator: MAIRYALLGLLTKEPHSGYDLHSTFKTQHIYFWNSTHSQVYQELNKMRDEELVTFETIVQEGSPNKKLYTITPKGEKRLIEWMMEEAIKPAKIKDEFLLRVSAFQAITIDEAIALLERILAREKAILDGTSKWQQEHYGEDGPPNYLHIGSYLTSEFGKRYAKMYVEWCQWALETLESYRT, from the coding sequence GTGGCCATAAGATATGCCCTTCTCGGATTGTTGACGAAAGAACCTCATTCTGGCTATGACTTACATAGCACATTTAAGACACAGCACATCTATTTTTGGAATTCTACTCATTCACAAGTGTATCAAGAGTTGAACAAAATGCGAGATGAAGAGCTTGTCACATTTGAAACAATCGTCCAAGAAGGAAGCCCAAATAAGAAGTTATATACAATCACCCCAAAAGGGGAAAAACGTTTGATTGAATGGATGATGGAAGAAGCCATCAAACCTGCCAAGATAAAAGACGAGTTTCTGCTTCGCGTTTCAGCATTTCAAGCAATCACTATTGATGAAGCTATCGCTTTGCTTGAAAGAATTTTAGCAAGGGAAAAAGCTATATTAGATGGCACCTCGAAATGGCAACAGGAACATTACGGAGAAGACGGTCCTCCGAATTACCTTCATATTGGTAGCTATCTGACTTCTGAATTTGGGAAACGATACGCTAAAATGTATGTAGAATGGTGCCAGTGGGCATTAGAAACACTAGAATCATATCGCACTTAA
- a CDS encoding vWA domain-containing protein, whose protein sequence is MKILRSLACLCFLLTACQSDSSSTPEEQEQEQTTNTQAESSSNEAQTAEAISFEKDGEAFIHNEAGEMYKSYVPESESADQDDSEQATELAISDYIEEVQTKDTEEWTAEQWATSLLNGLRANYDQAFSPVQDFKVTYESLKLPDGRLLQDVTEEELNNRPDKVNVAMLIDSSGSMKKEINSEKKMTAAKEAVQSFASELPEDVQASLYVFGHKGSEKEQDKDVSCKSIESVYPLSTYNNDTFTDSMDSFSAKGWTPLAGAIQQATSDLKENSTDETKNFIYIVSDGKETCGGNPVEAAKGATNQGMDVEVHIIGFQVDTEANQQLKEVAEAGGGAYTSVDNPQQLDEEVMKSWKETISKTTWRFWSAGNHNNLNWDSVGMSTDLRNLYANFQSVKDQEFWRINNTLDRLLEKEIITFEQKGEIQDLLKKRKEAITEYTSAIYDEKDKEIFDEADRLKEMIDKITEDLDL, encoded by the coding sequence TTGAAAATTTTACGTTCCCTGGCATGCTTATGTTTCCTTCTTACAGCCTGCCAATCTGATTCCTCTTCCACCCCAGAAGAACAGGAACAGGAACAGACAACCAATACACAAGCAGAATCATCTTCTAATGAAGCTCAGACAGCAGAAGCCATTTCTTTTGAGAAGGATGGAGAAGCCTTCATTCATAATGAAGCAGGTGAAATGTATAAATCGTATGTGCCAGAATCAGAATCAGCTGACCAAGATGATTCTGAACAGGCCACGGAACTAGCAATATCGGATTACATAGAGGAAGTTCAAACGAAGGACACAGAAGAATGGACGGCCGAACAATGGGCTACCTCCCTTCTAAACGGTCTAAGAGCCAATTACGATCAAGCTTTTTCTCCCGTCCAGGATTTTAAAGTCACCTATGAATCTTTAAAACTCCCAGACGGTCGCCTTCTTCAAGACGTAACCGAAGAGGAATTAAACAATCGCCCCGACAAGGTGAATGTTGCTATGCTGATTGATTCTAGCGGAAGTATGAAGAAAGAAATTAATAGCGAGAAGAAAATGACTGCAGCGAAAGAAGCCGTTCAATCTTTTGCTAGCGAACTTCCAGAAGATGTACAGGCTTCTCTCTACGTATTTGGACACAAAGGATCTGAAAAGGAACAAGATAAAGACGTGTCATGTAAAAGTATTGAATCCGTCTATCCCTTATCGACCTACAACAACGATACATTCACAGATTCCATGGATTCTTTCTCCGCTAAAGGTTGGACTCCTTTAGCTGGTGCCATTCAGCAGGCTACTTCTGACTTAAAAGAAAATAGCACAGACGAAACCAAAAACTTCATCTATATTGTGAGTGATGGAAAAGAAACTTGTGGAGGAAATCCTGTGGAGGCTGCCAAAGGAGCTACGAATCAAGGAATGGATGTTGAAGTCCATATCATCGGTTTCCAGGTAGACACAGAAGCGAATCAACAACTTAAAGAAGTCGCCGAAGCTGGTGGTGGGGCCTACACATCAGTGGACAACCCTCAACAATTAGACGAGGAAGTGATGAAATCCTGGAAGGAAACCATCTCGAAAACAACATGGCGCTTTTGGTCAGCAGGAAATCATAACAACTTAAACTGGGATTCTGTAGGAATGTCCACAGACCTTCGTAATTTATATGCCAATTTCCAAAGTGTAAAAGACCAAGAATTTTGGCGGATTAATAATACTCTTGACCGATTATTAGAAAAAGAAATCATTACGTTTGAACAAAAAGGGGAGATCCAGGATCTTCTTAAGAAACGAAAAGAGGCCATTACGGAATATACCTCAGCTATCTACGACGAGAAGGATAAAGAAATTTTCGATGAGGCAGATCGACTCAAAGAAATGATTGATAAGATTACAGAAGATCTGGATTTATAG
- a CDS encoding amino acid ABC transporter ATP-binding protein, with amino-acid sequence MIKVNQLSKTFKKTPVLNSITTEINKKEVVAVIGPSGSGKSTFLRCLNGLEQPTEGQVYIDGTQLNEQNVTQIREKTGMVFQHFHLFPHMTVLQNITFAPMETHGKSKKEAEENAMKLLNTVGLSDKAHSYPNQLSGGQKQRVAIARALAMHPEIMLFDEPTSALDPEMVKEVLDVMKQLASTGMTMVIVTHEMAFAREVADRIIFLDQGAVVEETTPLQFFNHPSTERAQSFLQKVL; translated from the coding sequence GTGATTAAAGTTAATCAATTATCGAAAACATTTAAAAAGACGCCTGTTTTAAATTCTATTACGACTGAGATTAATAAGAAAGAAGTCGTGGCTGTCATTGGACCTTCTGGGTCTGGTAAATCAACGTTTCTTCGTTGTTTAAATGGATTAGAACAGCCAACAGAAGGACAAGTCTATATTGATGGAACCCAGCTAAATGAGCAAAATGTGACTCAAATTCGCGAGAAGACAGGAATGGTGTTTCAGCATTTTCACCTCTTTCCTCATATGACTGTACTTCAAAATATTACGTTCGCTCCTATGGAGACACATGGGAAGAGCAAGAAAGAAGCTGAAGAGAATGCCATGAAGCTTCTTAACACGGTTGGGTTATCAGATAAAGCACACAGTTATCCGAATCAACTATCAGGTGGGCAAAAACAAAGAGTAGCGATCGCTAGAGCTCTTGCCATGCACCCTGAGATTATGCTGTTTGATGAGCCAACTTCAGCGCTTGACCCAGAGATGGTAAAAGAAGTCTTAGATGTGATGAAACAACTCGCAAGCACTGGAATGACGATGGTTATTGTGACACACGAAATGGCATTTGCCCGTGAAGTAGCCGATCGTATTATCTTCCTTGATCAGGGAGCGGTCGTAGAAGAAACAACCCCCCTCCAGTTCTTTAATCATCCTTCTACTGAAAGAGCACAATCTTTCTTACAGAAAGTATTGTAA
- the pruA gene encoding L-glutamate gamma-semialdehyde dehydrogenase, with the protein MVQPYKHEPFTDFTVKENKKAFEDALQQVKSQLGQDHHLLVDGERILTDDRIVSTNPANTEQVVGRVSKATQELAEKAMQAASNSFESWRKWSAEARAGLLLRASAIMRRRKHELSAYLVYEVGKPWKEADADTAEAIDFLEYYARQMLEIDKGKHVESRPGERNRYVYQPIGVTVVIPPWNLALAIMAGTTVAPLVAGNTVVMKPASNSPVIAAKFVEILEEAGLPKGVLNFVPGSGGEVGDYLIEHPKTALISFTGSRDVGLRIMEKASVRQNGQNHLKQVIAEMGGKDTVVVDKEANIETAVEAIVVSAFGFSGQKCSSGSRAVVHQDVYDEVLERVVARTKELSVGNAAESNVYMGPVVDQSAYEKIMSYMEVGKEEGRLMTGGKGDDSKGYFIEPTVFADLAPESRMQQEEIFGPVVCFTKAKDFDDAIEIANNTEYGLTGAVISDNRQHLEIAARDFHVGNLYFNRNCTGAIVGYQPFGGFKMSGTDSKAGGPDYIALHMQAKTISEMY; encoded by the coding sequence ATGGTACAACCGTACAAACACGAACCATTCACAGATTTCACAGTTAAAGAAAATAAGAAAGCTTTTGAGGATGCGCTACAGCAGGTGAAAAGCCAACTAGGTCAGGATCACCATTTGCTAGTGGACGGAGAACGCATCTTAACGGATGATAGAATCGTTTCCACAAATCCAGCGAACACTGAACAAGTTGTTGGACGTGTATCAAAGGCTACACAAGAACTTGCAGAAAAAGCCATGCAAGCAGCTTCTAACTCGTTTGAGTCTTGGAGAAAATGGTCTGCTGAAGCTCGTGCAGGACTTTTACTTCGCGCCTCAGCTATTATGCGTCGACGTAAACATGAACTTTCCGCTTATCTCGTTTATGAAGTAGGTAAGCCTTGGAAAGAGGCGGATGCAGATACAGCTGAAGCTATTGACTTCTTAGAATATTATGCGCGTCAAATGCTTGAAATTGATAAAGGAAAGCATGTAGAAAGCCGTCCTGGTGAGCGCAACCGTTATGTTTACCAACCAATTGGGGTAACGGTCGTTATTCCACCATGGAATCTTGCACTTGCTATTATGGCAGGAACAACAGTGGCACCTCTTGTAGCAGGTAACACAGTGGTTATGAAACCAGCAAGTAATAGCCCGGTAATCGCGGCGAAATTTGTTGAAATTTTAGAAGAAGCCGGACTTCCTAAAGGTGTTCTAAACTTCGTACCAGGCAGCGGCGGCGAAGTTGGGGACTATCTGATTGAGCATCCAAAGACGGCTTTAATTTCCTTTACAGGTTCTAGAGATGTAGGCCTTCGTATTATGGAAAAAGCTTCTGTCCGACAGAATGGCCAAAACCACCTTAAGCAAGTTATTGCTGAAATGGGTGGTAAGGACACCGTTGTGGTTGACAAAGAAGCAAACATCGAAACGGCTGTTGAGGCAATCGTTGTTTCAGCGTTCGGATTCTCAGGTCAGAAATGTTCTTCTGGTTCCCGTGCTGTCGTACACCAAGATGTATACGATGAAGTACTAGAACGTGTTGTAGCTCGTACGAAAGAACTTTCTGTAGGTAACGCAGCAGAGTCAAATGTGTATATGGGACCAGTTGTAGACCAATCAGCATATGAGAAGATCATGTCTTATATGGAAGTTGGTAAAGAAGAAGGACGTCTCATGACAGGTGGTAAAGGCGACGATTCCAAAGGTTACTTTATTGAGCCGACGGTATTCGCTGACCTTGCTCCAGAGTCACGTATGCAACAAGAAGAGATCTTCGGTCCTGTTGTTTGCTTTACCAAAGCTAAAGATTTCGATGACGCGATCGAGATTGCAAACAATACAGAATACGGTTTAACAGGAGCGGTTATTTCTGATAATCGCCAGCATTTAGAAATTGCTGCTCGCGACTTCCATGTTGGTAACCTTTACTTTAATCGTAATTGTACTGGAGCTATTGTTGGGTATCAGCCATTCGGTGGTTTCAAGATGTCAGGTACTGACTCTAAAGCAGGAGGACCTGATTATATCGCTCTTCACATGCAAGCTAAAACAATTTCCGAAATGTATTAA
- a CDS encoding PucR family transcriptional regulator, translated as MDQKELILQTEDIHKATEFISSKLDKPVIVENKNFELIAYSSSFEEFDQTQQKTILSKKCPVFIIDRLKKEGIVQKLESKPEPIRIEPIEELGFYQRIVIAAKHLGHTMGYIWVQESTSLLKEEDLIFLEEITSHIGKLIYDAYSRVNVKEGRKDELLWKLIHHEYGSETQFRHDAKLVKLRLPERCVVLIFSITDPQYNDLLGTLKELVIHSPLRKDIQFLKTEFQIVMFVHGRAGAPFSATDTARTFIDEVKQNLDGESFYYFMIGLGKEYTKLIDIRKSFLEALEVIETANFIEPRPETMPREFAKLGVYRYLATLYEKNSSEDYFSEDLLELMKKDTEGQTNLLQTLEVYLANNGKAKQTAAELFIHPNTLNYRLKQILDLTNINLQDFNMKSYLYTELLLLNNVPGYYKRYQEAISVHLKK; from the coding sequence ATGGATCAAAAGGAGCTCATTCTTCAAACAGAAGATATACACAAAGCGACTGAGTTTATTAGTTCGAAGCTTGATAAACCAGTCATTGTCGAAAATAAAAATTTTGAATTAATTGCCTACAGTTCCTCATTCGAAGAGTTTGATCAAACGCAACAAAAAACGATTCTATCTAAGAAGTGTCCTGTCTTTATTATTGATCGGCTGAAGAAAGAGGGGATTGTTCAAAAGTTAGAAAGTAAACCTGAGCCTATTCGCATTGAACCTATTGAAGAGCTAGGGTTCTATCAGAGAATTGTAATTGCTGCGAAACATCTTGGTCATACTATGGGGTATATTTGGGTGCAGGAATCTACGTCTTTGTTAAAAGAGGAAGATTTGATCTTTTTAGAAGAAATTACGTCCCATATCGGAAAACTCATTTATGATGCTTATTCGAGAGTCAATGTTAAAGAGGGACGTAAGGATGAACTGTTATGGAAATTAATCCATCATGAATATGGGAGTGAAACTCAGTTTAGACACGATGCGAAACTAGTGAAGCTTCGTCTCCCGGAGCGTTGTGTGGTTTTAATCTTCTCCATAACGGATCCCCAATACAATGATTTGCTAGGTACGTTAAAAGAACTAGTAATCCACTCTCCACTGCGAAAAGACATTCAGTTTCTAAAGACGGAGTTTCAAATTGTCATGTTTGTTCACGGGCGAGCAGGGGCTCCTTTTAGTGCCACCGATACGGCAAGGACTTTTATTGACGAGGTTAAGCAGAACTTGGACGGGGAGTCTTTTTATTACTTTATGATTGGGCTTGGGAAAGAGTATACGAAGTTAATTGATATCCGAAAGAGTTTTCTAGAAGCACTTGAGGTTATTGAAACGGCTAACTTTATTGAGCCTCGGCCAGAAACGATGCCAAGAGAGTTTGCAAAATTAGGTGTTTACAGATACCTGGCCACACTTTACGAAAAGAATAGCTCGGAAGATTATTTCAGTGAAGATCTGCTAGAACTGATGAAAAAGGATACAGAAGGACAAACGAACCTTTTACAAACCCTCGAAGTGTACTTAGCCAATAATGGGAAAGCAAAGCAGACCGCTGCTGAACTGTTTATTCACCCCAACACATTGAACTATAGGCTGAAACAAATATTAGACTTAACCAATATTAATTTACAGGACTTTAATATGAAAAGTTATTTATATACAGAGTTGCTTTTGCTCAATAATGTGCCAGGCTATTATAAGCGTTACCAGGAAGCCATATCGGTTCATTTGAAGAAATAG
- the spxA gene encoding transcriptional regulator SpxA — MITLYLSPSCTSCRKAKAWFEEHNLEYTERNIFSEPLSADEVKEIVRMTEDGTKEIISERSKVFKELDVDLDDLSMRELYELIEQNPSILKRPIMLDEKRMQVGFNEDEIRSFLPRKVRTYQLEEALQSAN, encoded by the coding sequence ATGATTACACTTTATTTATCTCCAAGTTGCACATCTTGCCGTAAAGCGAAAGCTTGGTTTGAAGAGCATAACTTAGAGTACACAGAACGCAACATCTTTTCTGAGCCTTTATCTGCAGACGAAGTGAAAGAAATTGTTCGTATGACAGAGGATGGAACAAAAGAGATTATCTCTGAACGTTCTAAGGTCTTTAAAGAATTAGATGTCGATTTAGATGATCTTTCTATGCGTGAACTTTATGAACTGATCGAGCAAAATCCAAGCATCTTAAAGCGCCCGATTATGCTTGATGAGAAGCGTATGCAAGTTGGCTTCAACGAAGATGAAATTCGCAGCTTCCTTCCACGCAAAGTTCGCACATATCAGCTTGAAGAAGCACTACAAAGCGCTAACTAA
- a CDS encoding proline dehydrogenase has translation MEALSKNFFLLLSNSSVLDKMAKKWGPRLGADKIVGGESFDQAIPLIQQLNSQGLHVTVDHLGEYVNSKAEARERTEECISTIQAIHNHQLNTQLSLKLTSLGLDISHDLVYENMTRILEAAKQYDVVVTIDMEDSSRTEKTLELYKHFKTEYDNLGTVIQSYLFRSNQDVEELSDYNAYLRLVKGAYKESGKVAFTEKSMVDDNLKKLIAKHLLNGNYTAIASHDEAMIEFTKEFVEKNNIPKDQFEFQMLYGMRNQMQLDLLKEGYKVRVYLPYGEDWYGYFMRRLAERPANIAFAVKGLFSK, from the coding sequence GTGGAAGCGTTAAGTAAGAATTTCTTCTTATTATTATCCAATAGTTCAGTGCTTGATAAGATGGCCAAGAAATGGGGGCCGCGTTTGGGTGCGGATAAGATTGTGGGGGGAGAGTCGTTTGACCAGGCCATTCCATTAATCCAACAGTTGAATAGTCAGGGGCTGCACGTAACGGTGGATCACCTCGGAGAGTACGTTAACTCTAAGGCGGAAGCCAGAGAGCGTACAGAGGAATGTATAAGTACAATCCAGGCTATTCATAATCATCAGTTGAATACGCAGCTCAGTTTAAAATTGACCTCTCTTGGACTTGATATCAGTCACGATCTCGTCTATGAAAATATGACGCGCATATTAGAAGCAGCTAAACAATATGATGTGGTTGTAACAATCGATATGGAGGATTCCTCACGAACAGAGAAGACGTTGGAATTGTATAAACACTTCAAGACAGAGTATGACAACTTGGGTACAGTCATTCAATCGTATCTGTTCCGTTCAAACCAAGATGTTGAGGAATTAAGTGATTACAATGCTTATCTCCGCCTGGTAAAAGGGGCTTATAAAGAATCAGGAAAAGTTGCTTTTACAGAAAAATCAATGGTGGATGACAATCTGAAGAAGTTGATTGCTAAGCATTTATTAAATGGGAATTATACCGCTATCGCTTCACATGATGAGGCAATGATTGAGTTTACAAAAGAATTTGTAGAGAAGAACAACATTCCTAAAGATCAATTTGAGTTCCAAATGCTTTATGGCATGAGAAATCAAATGCAACTTGATCTTTTGAAGGAAGGTTACAAAGTTCGGGTCTATCTCCCATATGGAGAAGACTGGTATGGATACTTTATGAGAAGGTTAGCAGAGCGCCCAGCGAACATCGCTTTTGCGGTGAAAGGGCTCTTTAGTAAATAA
- a CDS encoding VOC family protein yields MEKHLDHIGVAVRNIEESIHFYENVLGATMIDHYRSEATGVESEIAIMDVNGFRTELLMPTNNTTSPIARFIKQKGKGVHHVAYQVDDLDEAIKELEEKGIRILEGSLRTNKHGRRLIYVNPADTEGTIVEYCDYPSQ; encoded by the coding sequence ATGGAGAAACATTTGGACCATATCGGCGTAGCCGTTCGAAATATAGAAGAAAGTATTCATTTTTATGAAAATGTATTGGGCGCAACGATGATTGACCATTACCGTAGTGAAGCCACTGGAGTTGAAAGTGAAATCGCCATAATGGATGTAAATGGATTCCGCACCGAGCTCTTAATGCCAACGAATAATACAACTTCACCTATTGCACGGTTCATCAAACAAAAAGGAAAAGGCGTTCACCATGTGGCTTATCAAGTAGATGATCTGGATGAAGCCATAAAAGAACTAGAAGAAAAAGGCATCCGCATACTAGAAGGAAGCTTGCGTACGAATAAGCACGGAAGAAGATTAATATATGTAAACCCAGCAGATACAGAAGGAACGATCGTGGAATATTGCGACTATCCTAGCCAATAA
- a CDS encoding amino acid ABC transporter permease — MEEIIPSIPFILEGILITLKFVLLSAVIGFILGIGVALAKLGNNKFLGKLAGAYTAFFRGTPLILQLVYIYYVIPQLTPWNIEPFVAGVIAFSLNSAAYISEIIRAGIQSVDKGQFEAAKALNIPYFKAMRKIILPQAIKHILPALMNEGIMLLKESAVISVIGVSDIMRRGQIVAADTYNYIGALTIPLILYFLMVRVLEMYGSRVERRLSYSD, encoded by the coding sequence ATGGAAGAGATCATCCCATCCATTCCCTTTATTTTAGAGGGAATTCTAATAACATTAAAATTTGTACTACTATCTGCTGTAATAGGATTCATTCTAGGAATTGGAGTGGCTCTTGCGAAGCTTGGTAACAACAAATTCTTAGGCAAACTGGCAGGTGCTTATACAGCTTTCTTCAGAGGGACTCCTCTGATCCTGCAGCTTGTTTATATCTATTATGTCATTCCACAATTGACACCATGGAATATTGAGCCGTTTGTAGCAGGGGTGATTGCTTTCTCCCTAAACTCAGCTGCATACATTTCTGAAATCATAAGAGCAGGTATCCAATCTGTTGATAAAGGCCAATTTGAAGCAGCTAAAGCTCTGAATATCCCTTATTTTAAAGCGATGCGTAAAATCATACTGCCTCAGGCAATCAAACACATCTTACCTGCTTTAATGAATGAAGGAATCATGTTACTAAAAGAGTCAGCTGTTATTTCTGTCATTGGGGTTTCAGATATTATGCGCAGAGGGCAAATTGTAGCAGCGGACACATACAACTATATTGGTGCCTTAACCATCCCATTAATCTTGTACTTCCTTATGGTTCGGGTATTAGAAATGTACGGATCCAGAGTAGAAAGAAGGTTGAGTTACAGTGATTAA